In the Drosophila biarmipes strain raj3 chromosome X, RU_DBia_V1.1, whole genome shotgun sequence genome, one interval contains:
- the LOC108025900 gene encoding zinc finger protein 777, producing the protein MATHQPQAPLEPGTGQGPEQSAGQPAASKLVLLNAVDTMDTERVCRVCLKDASLDGELHFIFNDTPVEEDANLARILDECTLHQCHRHDGMPPHMCGTCVEAARHAYRFKRHAERSYCSLVALLGRSPQLKARAAEAASQTDQVALLPCEMCHDQFLNSLELRLHRNQVHRTSKDGIVGTAAEGQQPVEEFKCKFCPQHFPHLRQLRSHLARSHEQVTRLQCGQCHRTFSRRDHLLRHMRNKHRGLEDDLLRTWPPADETTMNSDGGDELVSAEVLLNEDDDDDHEGVGEAFQCNTNPISSNEDEDDEDDEPSVANQTMWLHIKPEPCLEAEEVDLAMQLKLEKKRRRREKAEAQAEGSMDRPVKDEPIAIGDSQFSIKEESHLVGSEDEAPMGVEDFMKLHVSGELTLSDEDRFDEFADDDSDLDDDEDDDEDVGDDEDGEFRLKQEPLDGEKPPKKSKSGRRRRRNKGEPNPENRCEVCQRTFSRHCHLLRHKLSHLEKKPHNCPHCPKAFARSDHLKAHVQSLHSNKEHKCALCEAAFSRLDALERHKVSKHNGEGLEPGSELKLQLAEHTCEYCSKRFSSKTYLRKHTLLHTDFLYACKTCEETFRERAQLREHEKTHTGQRNFLCCICGDSFARNDYLRVHMRRHNGEKPYKCRYCVKAFPRATDLKVHERYHTGTKPNLCNTCGKSFHRAYNLTIHMRTHTGERPYKCDQCPKSFTQSNDLKAHIRRHTGERYKCPHCDAYFLQLYNMRNHCLSAHNKHIETKTGRLQRTGLLDDGGQSHLTTVVMPPARYPHELDPQLAAAAGTESSSATTVIHSPGTYNAAQSAGLAPGSATAAPASSLDGASFVPTTVNAATAAPFGAFSFPPVVMAHLMYNHGGSSQHSQSGSDTGK; encoded by the exons ATGGCAACGCACCAGCCGCAAGCGCCGCTGGAGCCGGGCACGGGCCAGGGGCCGGAGCAGTCGGCTGGCCAGCCGGCGGCCAGCAAGTTGGTGCTCCTCAACGCAGTGGACACCATGGACACGGAGCGCGTCTGCCGCGTTTGCCTGAAGGACGCCTCGCTGGACGGGGAGCTGCACTTCATCTTCAACGACACGCCCGTCGAGGAGGACGCCAATCTGGCCCGCATCCTCGACGAGTGCACCCTGCACCAGTGCCATCGGCACGACGGGATGCCCCCGCATATGTGCGGCACCTGCGTGGAGGCGGCCCGCCATGCCTATCGCTTCAAGCGGCACGCGGAGCGCTCCTACTGCTCGCTGGTGGCCCTGCTGGGCCGCTCGCCCCAGCTGAAGGCCCGGGCCGCCGAGGCAGCCAGCCAGACGGACCAGGTGGCCCTGCTGCCCTGCGAGATGTGCCACGACCAGTTCCTCAACAGCCTGGAGCTGCGCCTGCACCGCAACCAGGTGCATAGGACGAGCAAGGATGGCATCGTTGGAACCGCGGCGGAGGGCCAGCAGCCGGTCGAGGAGTTCAAGTGCAAGTTTTGCCCGCAGCATTTCCCGCATCTGCGACAGCTACGCAGCCATTTGGCGCGCAGCCACGAGCAGGTAACGCGCCTCCAGTGCGGCCAATGCCACCGCACCTTCAGCCGACGCGATCATTTGCTGCGCCACATGCGCAACAAGCATCGCGGCCTGGAGGATGACCTACTGCGCACCTGGCCGCCGGCGGATGAGACCACCATGAACAGCGACGGCGGGGACGAGCTGGTCTCCGCCGAGGTGCTGCTGaacgaggacgacgacgacgaccaTGAGGGGGTCGGTGAAGCCTTCCAGTGCAATACGAATCCCATTTCCAGCaacgaggatgaggatgacGAGGACGATGAGCCCAGTGTGGCCAATCAAACGATGTGGCTGCACATTAAGCCGGAGCCCTGcctggaggcggaggaggtcGACCTGGCCATGCAGCTGAAGCTCGAGAAGAAGCGTCGACGGCGGGAGAAGGCGGAGGCCCAGGCCGAGGGCTCCATGGATCGGCCGGTGAAGG ATGAGCCCATTGCCATCGGCGACTCTCAGTTCAGCATTAAGGAGGAGAGCCACCTAGTGGGCAGCGAGGATGAGGCACCAATGGGCGTGGAGGATTTCATGAAGCTGCATGTCAGTGGCGAACTGACGCTCAGCGACGAGGACCGGTTCGATGAGTTCGCGGACGATGACAGCGACCTGGACGATGAtgaggacgacgacgaggacgtTGGCGATGACGAGGACGGGGAATTCCGGCTCAAGCAGGAGCCGCTGGACGGCGAGAAGCCGCCGAAGAAGTCCAAGTCCGGCAGGCGACGGCGCCGCAACAAGGGCGAGCCCAATCCGGAGAACCGCTGCGAGGTGTGCCAGCGCACCTTCTCGCGCCACTGCCACCTGCTGCGCCACAAGCTGTCGCATTTGGAGAAGAAGCCCCACAACTGCCCGCACTGCCCCAAGGCGTTCGCGCGCAGCGACCACCTCAAGGCGCATGTGCAGAGCCTACACAGCAACAAGGAGCACAAGTGTGCGCTCTGCGAGGCGGCCTTCTCTCGCCTGGACGCCCTGGAGCGGCACAAGGTTAGCAAGCACAATGGCGAGGGCCTGGAGCCGGGCAGCGAACTGAAGCTCCAGCTGGCGGAGCACACGTGCGAGTACTGCTCCAAGCGTTTCTCCAGCAAGACCTACCTGCGCAAGCACACGCTGCTGCACACCGACTTCCTCTACGCCTGCAAGACCTGCGAGGAGACATTCCGCGAGCGAGCGCAGCTCAGGGAGCACGAGAAGACCCACACCGGGCAGCGCAACTTCCTGTGCTGCATCTGCGGCGACAGCTTCGCCCGCAACGACTACCTCCGCGTGCACATGCGCCGCCACAATGGCGAGAAGCCCTACAAGTGCCGCTACTGTGTCAAGGCCTTTCCCCGCGCCACCGATCTCAAGGTCCACGAGCG TTACCACACGGGCACCAAGCCGAATCTGTGCAATACCTGCGGCAAGAGCTTCCACCGCGCCTACAACCTGACCATCCACATGCGCACGCACACCGGCGAGCGGCCCTACAAGTGCGACCAGTGCCCCAAGAGCTTCACGCAGAGCAACGACCTCAAGGCGCACATCCGCCGGCACACGGGCGAGCGCTACAAGTGTCCGCACTGCGACGCCTACTTCCTGCAGCTGTACAATATGCGCAACCATTGCTTGAGCGCCCACAACAAGCACATCGAGACGAAGACGGGGCGCCTGCAGCGCACAGGCCTGCTGGACGACGGCGGGCAGTCGCACCTGACCACGGTGGTCATGCCGCCGGCCCGGTATCCACACGAACTGGATCCCCAGCTGGCCGCAGCTGCGGGCACCGAGAGCTCATCGGCGACCACCGTCATCCACTCACCGGGAACGTACAATGCCGCACAATCCGCCGGCCTGGCGCCAGGATCAGCGACGGCTGCGCCAGCCAGCAGCCTCGATGGAGCCAGCTTCGTGCCGACGACGGTGAATGCGGCGACGGCGGCTCCCTTTGGCGCCTTCAGCTTCCCGCCAGTCGTTATGG CGCATCTCATGTACAACCACGGCGGAAGCAGCCAGCACAGCCAGAGCGGCAGTGACACGGGCAAATAG
- the LOC108025748 gene encoding nuclear RNA export factor 1 isoform X1, whose amino-acid sequence MPKRGGGGGGNGGGGQRYNNNNVGNGGGRYAALEDFDEVEDRQRRKDRNKRRVSFKPSQFPHNKKDIKLRPEDLRRWDEDDDMNDMTTTVRQDRPTSRRRGSPIPRGKFGKLMPNSFGWYQVTLQNAQIYEKETILRALLAAMSPHAFIPQYWRAERNCVVFFTDDYETAERIQNLGKHAQLPDGYRLMPRVRSGIPLVAIDDAFKEAMKVAMAKRYNVQTKALDLSRFHADPDLKQIFCPLFRQNVMSAAIDIICDNIPDLEAINLNENNMTSMEAFKGVEKRIPNLKILYLGDNKIPSLAHLVVFRNLSILELVLKNNPCRSRYKDSQHFISEVRRKFPKLIKLDGETLAPQVTFDITEQGRILETKASFLCDNAGAEVVRQFLDQYFRIFDSDNRQSLLDAYHENAMLSITMPSANQAGSRLNSFWKFNRNLRRLVNGEDNRTRHLKYGRLACVSTLDEWPKTIHERRTFTVDLTIFNTSMMVFTVTGLFKELNGEVSTSSSSMSSQYELRHFLRTYVVVPQNTGYCIRNETIFITNASQEQVREFKRSQHQPAPGAMASTSSSATATSAQSQPAATSLQGRLNPVGVATGPVAILPGAPLASSAPGGSGSAAITAGAVAPSGAPAASMDESTKMQMIQAMSAQSQMNVLWSRKCLEETNWDYNHAAFVFEQLFKENKIPPEAFVK is encoded by the exons ATGCCCAAgcgcggcggcggcggaggcggcaacggcggcggtggccagcggtacaacaacaacaacgtcGGCAATGGCGGCGGCCGTTACGCCGCTCTCGAGGATTTCGATG AAGTGGAGGACCGCCAGCGACGCAAGGACCGCAACAAACGTCGCGTCAGCTTTAAGCCCTCGCAGTTCCCGCACAACAAGAAGGACATCAAGCTGCGTCCCGAGGATCTGCGCCGCTGGGACGAGGACGATGACATGAACGACATGACCACTACAGTCAGG CAGGATCGACCCACCTCGCGACGACGAGGATCGCCCATTCCGCGCGGCAAGTTCGGCAAACTGATGCCCAACAGCTTTGGCTGGTACCAAGTGACG TTGCAAAATGCACAGATCTACGAAAAGGAGACCATTTTGCGTGCCCTCTTGGCGGCCATGTCGCCGCATGCCTTCATACCGCAGTACTGGCGAGCGGAGCGCAACTGCGTGGTCTTCTTCACCGACGACTACGAGACGGCCGAGCGCATCCAGAATCTGGGCAAGCACGCCCAGCTGCCCGACGGATACAGGCTGATGCCGCGCGTGCGCAGCGGCATACCACTGGTGGCCATCGACGATGCCTTCAAGGAGGCCATGAAGGTCGCGATGGCCAAGCGCTATAATGTCCAGACCAAGGCGCTGGATCTCTCACGCTTCCATGCCGATCCCGATCTCAAGCAGATCTTCTGCCCGCTCTTCCGGCAGAACGTGATGAGCGCCGCCATCGACATTATCTGCGACAATATACCCGATCTGGAGGCCATCAACCTGAACGAAAACAACATGACCAGCATGGAGGCCTTCAAAGGGGTGGAGAAGCGCATACCGAACCTCAAGATTCTCTATTTGGGGGATAACAAG ATACCATCGCTAGCCCACCTTGTGGTCTTTCGCAATCTGTCCATTCTGGAGCTGGTCTTGAAGAACAATCCCTGCCGTTCCCGCTATAAGGACTCGCAGCATTTTATCAG CGAAGTACGTCGCAAGTTCCCCAAACTGATCAAGTTG GACGGGGAGACCCTGGCGCCGCAGGTCACCTTCGATATAACCGAGCAGGGACGCATTCTCGAGACGAAGGCCTCCTTCCTGTGCGACAACGCTGGCGCCGAGGTGGTGCGCCAGTTCCTGGACCAGTACTTCCGCATCTTCGACTCGGACAACCGGCAATCCCTGCTGGATGCCTACCACGAGAACGCCATGCTGTCCATAACGATGCCGTCGGCCAACCAGGCGGGCAG CAGGCTGAACAGCTTCTGGAAGTTCAATCGCAACCTGCGTCGCCTGGTGAATGGCGAGGACAACCGCACTCGCCACCTGAAGTACGGACGCCTGGCCTGCGTGTCCACGCTGGACGAATGGCCAAAGACGATTCACGAGCGTCGCACCTTCACCGTTGACCTGACCATTTTCAAT ACTTCCATGATGGTCTTCACGGTGACGGGACTGTTCAAGGAGCTGAACGGCGAGGTCAGCACGTCGTCCTCCTCCATGTCCTCCCAGTACGAGCTGCGCCACTTTCTCCGCACCTACGTGGTGGTGCCGCAGAACACCGGCTACTGCATCCGCAACGAGACCATCTTCATCACGAACGCCTCGCAGGAGCAGGTGCGTGAGTTCAAGCGCTCGCAGCACCAGCCGGCACCGGGAGCCATGGCCAGCACCTCGAGCAGCGCCACGGCGACCAGTGCGCAGTCGCAGCCCGCGGCGACGAGTCTGCAGGGTCGTCTGAATCCCGTTGGCGTAGCGACTGGGCCGGTGGCCATTCTGCCAGGAGCACCGCTGGCATCCAGCGCACCCGGTGGCAGCGGCAGTGCCGCCATAACGGCAGGAGCCGTGGCACCCAGTGGAGCCCCGGCAGCGAGCATGGATGAAAGCACCAAAATGCAGATGATCCAGGCCATGAGCGCGCAAAGCCAAATGAATGTGCTCTGGAGCCGCAA ATGCCTGGAGGAAACGAATTGGGACTACAACCATGCCGCCTTCGTTTTCGAGCAGCTCTTCAAGGAGAACAAAATACCGCCCGAGGCTTTTGTCAAGTAA
- the LOC108025752 gene encoding uncharacterized protein LOC108025752, whose translation MGGCCSKDLDDKRSWSPEETKNGSTTSTIIAQPLDEVGTTGVFTLTRTTTSTTHQEKTVTTTNNEQED comes from the exons ATGGGTGGCTGTTGCTCAAAGGATCTGGACGACAAGCGCTCCTGGAGCCccgaggagaccaagaatggc AGCACCACCTCGACCATCATTGCCCAGCCGCTGGATGAAGTGGGCACCACCGGCGTCTTCACGCTGAcccgcaccaccaccagcaccacgcACCAGGAGAAGACGGtgaccaccaccaacaacGAGCAGGAGGATTAG
- the LOC108025749 gene encoding putative sodium-dependent multivitamin transporter, which translates to MATLGAWDYAILAVVLIISVAIGIYYRFVGGKQSTTTEYLLAGRSMGITPVAFSLMASFMSAVTILGVSMENYQYGTMFVVINLSYVLSTPVAAYLIIPVFYRLKTASVYEYLELRFGYATRLAASLSFSLQMVLYMGIVVYAPALALEAVTGLNQVFSIVIVGVVCTFYATLGGMKAVLITDIYQSLLMFVAVFSVIICAWVKAGSLSEIWRVAQENGRIDLGNFSVDPTERHTWFTQILGGCATYLSLYGVNQTQVQRLMAVRSLSAARAALWWCLPILCLLSVSTCFSGLCIYWYYRNCDPLLEGRVNSRDQVMPLFVVDTMGQYTGLAGLFVSGIFCASLSTISSIISSLAAVTLEDYLKPLVSCCAKRTLTDRQTLWYSKLLSLFYGALCIGMAFMAGSIGGLLQAALSIFGIIGGPLLGLFTLGMYVTRANEKGAIGGLVISLAFCFWIGFGQPKPPLVSLEMSTAGCPLDRSYASDIFLKSPKAEVADEEQHYFYLYRISYMWYAALGFVIAFFGGWFLSWVFELFNWDNNGRIYQDAECTLIKHDLFVPPLAKRLQRRQMPLLVVTGTSSEIGGISAEPRLDEIEWEKHKAVA; encoded by the coding sequence ATGGCCACCCTGGGCGCCTGGGACTACGCCATCCTGGCGGTGGTGCTCATCATCTCCGTGGCCATTGGCATCTACTACCGCTTTGTGGGCGGCAAGCAGAGCACCACCACCGAATACCTGCTGGCGGGTCGTTCCATGGGCATCACGCCCGTGGCCTTCAGCCTGATGGCCAGCTTCATGTCCGCCGTCACCATACTGGGCGTGTCCATGGAGAACTACCAGTACGGCACCATGTTCGTGGTGATCAACCTGTCGTATGTGTTGTCCACGCCCGTGGCAGCCTACCTCATCATACCGGTGTTCTATCGCCTGAAGACGGCCAGTGTGTACGAGTATCTGGAGCTGCGCTTCGGCTATGCCACACGACTGGCCGCCTCGCTGAGCTTCTCGCTGCAGATGGTCCTCTACATGGGCATTGTGGTCTATGCCCCGGCGCTGGCCCTGGAGGCGGTGACCGGCCTCAACCAGGTCTTCTCCATCGTCATCGTGGGCGTTGTGTGCACCTTTTACGCCACGCTGGGCGGCATGAAGGCCGTACTTATCACGGATATTTATCAGTCGCTGCTCATGTTCGTCGCCGTCTTCAGCGTGATCATCTGCGCCTGGGTGAAGGCGGGCAGCCTGTCGGAGATTTGGCGCGTGGCCCAGGAGAACGGGCGCATCGATCTGGGCAACTTCAGTGTGGATCCCACGGAGCGACACACCTGGTTCACCCAAATACTGGGTGGCTGTGCCACCTACCTGTCCCTCTACGGGGTGAACCAGACGCAGGTGCAACGCCTGATGGCAGTGCGGAGCTTGAGTGCCGCCCGAGCGGCCCTGTGGTGGTGCCTGCCCATCCTGTGCCTGCTGAGTGTGAGCACCTGCTTCTCGGGCCTGTGCATCTACTGGTACTATCGCAACTGCGATCCACTGCTGGAGGGCAGGGTGAACTCGCGTGACCAGGTGATGCCGCTCTTCGTCGTGGACACCATGGGCCAGTACACCGGCCTGGCGGGCCTCTTCGTGTCGGGAATCTTTTGCGCCAGCCTCTCGACGATTAGCTCGATCATCAGCTCGCTGGCGGCTGTCACGCTGGAGGACTACCTCAAGCCCCTGGTTAGCTGCTGTGCCAAACGCACGCTCACCGACCGCCAGACCCTGTGGTACTCCAAGCTGCTCTCCCTGTTCTACGGAGCCCTCTGCATTGGCATGGCCTTCATGGCGGGTTCCATCGGAGGACTGCTGCAGGCGGCGCTCTCAATCTTTGGGATCATTGGCGGCCCACTGCTGGGACTCTTCACGCTGGGCATGTATGTGACGCGGGCCAACGAGAAGGGCGCCATCGGCGGACTGGTCATCTCGCTGGCCTTCTGCTTCTGGATCGGATTCGGTCAGCCCAAGCCGCCGCTGGTCAGCCTGGAAATGTCCACCGCCGGCTGTCCGCTGGACCGGAGCTATGCCAGTGATATCTTTCTCAAATCCCCGAAGGCGGAGGTGGCGGATGAGGAGCAGCACTACTTTTACCTGTACAGGATCAGCTACATGTGGTACGCCGCCCTGGGTTTCGTGATCGCCTTCTTTGGCGGCTGGTTCTTGTCCTGGGTATTCGAGCTGTTCAACTGGGACAACAATGGACGCATCTACCAGGATGCGGAGTGCACGCTGATCAAGCATGACCTCTTCGTGCCGCCGCTGGCCAAGCGACTGCAACGCCGGCAAATGCCGCTGCTGGTGGTGACGGGCACCAGTTCGGAGATTGGCGGCATCTCGGCGGAGCCGCGGCTGGACGAGATCGAGTGGGAGAAGCACAAGGCGGTGGCGTAG
- the LOC108025629 gene encoding probable 6-phosphogluconolactonase, giving the protein MSERKSALRVNRTKSEQELVQVLVDLLKRCSQEALARQAKFSVGLSGGSLIQLLTKALKSGALKTENWVFYFCDERYVPLDDSDSTYGAYKADWLTQLPSIQDSQFVRADTTKPLDDCAADYEARVRAQVDRFDLLLLGMGPDGHTCSLFPEQPATLKESQRLVIPIRNSPKPPPERITFTLPLINGARDVAFVVTGAGKASVVKSVFVDQDKKFPAAWVNPTQGQLTLIVDAGAGKEI; this is encoded by the exons ATGTCGGAGCGAAAGAGTGCGCTGCGGGTAAACCGCACCAAATCGGAGCAGGAACTGGTCCAGGTGCTGGTTGATCTCCTCAAGCGCTGCTCCCAGGAGGCGTTGGCCAGGCAGGCCAAGTTCAGCGTGGGACTCTCGG GTGGTTCGCTCATCCAGCTGCTGACGAAAGCCCTGAAGTCCGGCGCTCTGAAGACCGAGAACTGGGTGTTCTACTTCTGCGACGAGCGCTATGTGCCCCTGGATGACAGCGACTCCACCTACGGTGCCTACAAGGCCGACTGGCTGACCCAACTGCCGAGCATTCAGGACTCGCAGTTCGTGCGGGCCGATACCACCAAGCCGCTGGACGACTGTGCGGCGGACTATGAAGCGAGGGTCAGGGCTCAGGTGGACCGGTTcgacctgctgctgctgggcatgGGACCCGATGGCCACACCTGCTCCCTCTTCCCCGAGCAGCCGGCCACGCTGAAGGAGTCCCAGCGCCTGGTCATCCCCATCCGGAACTCGCCCAAGCCGCCACCCGAGCGCATTACCTTCACCCTGCCGCTGATCAATGGAGCCCGGGATGTGGCTTTCGTGGTCACCGGTGCCGGGAAGGCCAGTGTCGTCAAG agtGTATTTGTGGATCAGGACAAGAAGTTTCCCGCTGCCTGGGTGAATCCTACACAAGGACAATTGACGCTTATAGTGGACGCGGGAGCTGGCAAGGAAATTTGA
- the LOC108025748 gene encoding nuclear RNA export factor 1 isoform X2: MPKRGGGGGGNGGGGQRYNNNNVGNGGGRYAALEDFDEVEDRQRRKDRNKRRVSFKPSQFPHNKKDIKLRPEDLRRWDEDDDMNDMTTTVRQDRPTSRRRGSPIPRGKFGKLMPNSFGWYQVTLQNAQIYEKETILRALLAAMSPHAFIPQYWRAERNCVVFFTDDYETAERIQNLGKHAQLPDGYRLMPRVRSGIPLVAIDDAFKEAMKVAMAKRYNVQTKALDLSRFHADPDLKQIFCPLFRQNVMSAAIDIICDNIPDLEAINLNENNMTSMEAFKGVEKRIPNLKILYLGDNKIPSLAHLVVFRNLSILELVLKNNPCRSRYKDSQHFISEVRRKFPKLIKLDGETLAPQVTFDITEQGRILETKASFLCDNAGAEVVRQFLDQYFRIFDSDNRQSLLDAYHENAMLSITMPSANQAGRLNSFWKFNRNLRRLVNGEDNRTRHLKYGRLACVSTLDEWPKTIHERRTFTVDLTIFNTSMMVFTVTGLFKELNGEVSTSSSSMSSQYELRHFLRTYVVVPQNTGYCIRNETIFITNASQEQVREFKRSQHQPAPGAMASTSSSATATSAQSQPAATSLQGRLNPVGVATGPVAILPGAPLASSAPGGSGSAAITAGAVAPSGAPAASMDESTKMQMIQAMSAQSQMNVLWSRKCLEETNWDYNHAAFVFEQLFKENKIPPEAFVK, from the exons ATGCCCAAgcgcggcggcggcggaggcggcaacggcggcggtggccagcggtacaacaacaacaacgtcGGCAATGGCGGCGGCCGTTACGCCGCTCTCGAGGATTTCGATG AAGTGGAGGACCGCCAGCGACGCAAGGACCGCAACAAACGTCGCGTCAGCTTTAAGCCCTCGCAGTTCCCGCACAACAAGAAGGACATCAAGCTGCGTCCCGAGGATCTGCGCCGCTGGGACGAGGACGATGACATGAACGACATGACCACTACAGTCAGG CAGGATCGACCCACCTCGCGACGACGAGGATCGCCCATTCCGCGCGGCAAGTTCGGCAAACTGATGCCCAACAGCTTTGGCTGGTACCAAGTGACG TTGCAAAATGCACAGATCTACGAAAAGGAGACCATTTTGCGTGCCCTCTTGGCGGCCATGTCGCCGCATGCCTTCATACCGCAGTACTGGCGAGCGGAGCGCAACTGCGTGGTCTTCTTCACCGACGACTACGAGACGGCCGAGCGCATCCAGAATCTGGGCAAGCACGCCCAGCTGCCCGACGGATACAGGCTGATGCCGCGCGTGCGCAGCGGCATACCACTGGTGGCCATCGACGATGCCTTCAAGGAGGCCATGAAGGTCGCGATGGCCAAGCGCTATAATGTCCAGACCAAGGCGCTGGATCTCTCACGCTTCCATGCCGATCCCGATCTCAAGCAGATCTTCTGCCCGCTCTTCCGGCAGAACGTGATGAGCGCCGCCATCGACATTATCTGCGACAATATACCCGATCTGGAGGCCATCAACCTGAACGAAAACAACATGACCAGCATGGAGGCCTTCAAAGGGGTGGAGAAGCGCATACCGAACCTCAAGATTCTCTATTTGGGGGATAACAAG ATACCATCGCTAGCCCACCTTGTGGTCTTTCGCAATCTGTCCATTCTGGAGCTGGTCTTGAAGAACAATCCCTGCCGTTCCCGCTATAAGGACTCGCAGCATTTTATCAG CGAAGTACGTCGCAAGTTCCCCAAACTGATCAAGTTG GACGGGGAGACCCTGGCGCCGCAGGTCACCTTCGATATAACCGAGCAGGGACGCATTCTCGAGACGAAGGCCTCCTTCCTGTGCGACAACGCTGGCGCCGAGGTGGTGCGCCAGTTCCTGGACCAGTACTTCCGCATCTTCGACTCGGACAACCGGCAATCCCTGCTGGATGCCTACCACGAGAACGCCATGCTGTCCATAACGATGCCGTCGGCCAACCAGGCGGGCAG GCTGAACAGCTTCTGGAAGTTCAATCGCAACCTGCGTCGCCTGGTGAATGGCGAGGACAACCGCACTCGCCACCTGAAGTACGGACGCCTGGCCTGCGTGTCCACGCTGGACGAATGGCCAAAGACGATTCACGAGCGTCGCACCTTCACCGTTGACCTGACCATTTTCAAT ACTTCCATGATGGTCTTCACGGTGACGGGACTGTTCAAGGAGCTGAACGGCGAGGTCAGCACGTCGTCCTCCTCCATGTCCTCCCAGTACGAGCTGCGCCACTTTCTCCGCACCTACGTGGTGGTGCCGCAGAACACCGGCTACTGCATCCGCAACGAGACCATCTTCATCACGAACGCCTCGCAGGAGCAGGTGCGTGAGTTCAAGCGCTCGCAGCACCAGCCGGCACCGGGAGCCATGGCCAGCACCTCGAGCAGCGCCACGGCGACCAGTGCGCAGTCGCAGCCCGCGGCGACGAGTCTGCAGGGTCGTCTGAATCCCGTTGGCGTAGCGACTGGGCCGGTGGCCATTCTGCCAGGAGCACCGCTGGCATCCAGCGCACCCGGTGGCAGCGGCAGTGCCGCCATAACGGCAGGAGCCGTGGCACCCAGTGGAGCCCCGGCAGCGAGCATGGATGAAAGCACCAAAATGCAGATGATCCAGGCCATGAGCGCGCAAAGCCAAATGAATGTGCTCTGGAGCCGCAA ATGCCTGGAGGAAACGAATTGGGACTACAACCATGCCGCCTTCGTTTTCGAGCAGCTCTTCAAGGAGAACAAAATACCGCCCGAGGCTTTTGTCAAGTAA
- the LOC108025750 gene encoding uncharacterized protein LOC108025750, which produces MNCIPGNIPVLLLVILGASLAWSLPMNPDEDREPVGQQGNLVTKNTAESQFIERIPPRGEHSSEEKSQFQVVELLEMLENAGVRTAEQLHKLTYGELIRLLAVWKMSQDRNVYVAKGPQDQPDQDIESETR; this is translated from the coding sequence ATGAATTGCATTCCGGGCAACATTCCGGTCCTGCTCCTGGTGATCCTGGGCGCCAGCCTGGCCTGGTCGCTGCCCATGAACCCCGACGAGGATCGCGAGCCGGTGGGTCAGCAGGGCAACCTGGTGACGAAGAACACCGCCGAGTCGCAGTTCATAGAGCGCATCCCGCCCAGGGGAGAGCACAGTTCGGAGGAGAAGTCCCAGTTCCAGGTGGTCGAGCTGCTGGAAATGCTGGAGAACGCAGGAGTGCGGACGGCCGAGCAGCTGCACAAGCTCACCTACGGTGAACTGATCAGGCTACTGGCCGTGTGGAAGATGTCGCAGGACCGCAACGTTTATGTGGCCAAAGGACCCCAGGATCAGCCCGATCAGGACATCGAAAGCGAGACTCGTTAG